In a single window of the Osmerus eperlanus chromosome 4, fOsmEpe2.1, whole genome shotgun sequence genome:
- the sgk2a gene encoding serine/threonine-protein kinase Sgk2 — MANCNPHRSPSSSSDEVNLGPSANPHAKPTDFDFLAVIGKGTFGKVLLAKLKADNKFYAVKVLQKKVILKKKEQKNIMAERNVLLKSLKHPFLVGLHYSFQTPEKLYFVLDYVNGGELFFHLQRERCFSEPRARFYAAEVASAIGYLHSLNIVYRDLKPENILLDSQGHVVLTDFGLCKEGVEPESTTSTFCGTPEYLAPEVLRKEPYDRTVDWWCLGAVLYEMIYSLPPFYSRDVSEMYDGILHKPLPLPPGKSDALCSLLLALLQKDQRRRLGAIADFLEIKNHMFFSPINWDDLYHKRITPPYNPNVKGPADTQHIDPEFTREVVPGSVGRTPEMTTGASSSNAFNGFSYVSSDDSYL; from the exons ATGGCAAATTGTAACCCA CACAGATCACCATCCTCCTCTAGTGATGAAGTCAACCTGGGGCCCTCTGCTAACCCACA CGCCAAGCCCACTGACTTTGACTTCCTGGCCGTCATTGGTAAAGGGACCTTCGGAAAG GTCCTGCTTGCCAAACTCAAAGCCGACAACAAATTCTATGCTGTCAAAGTTCTCCAGAAGAAGGTCATCCTGAAGAAGAAAGAG cAAAAGAACATCATGGCAGAGAGGAACGTCCTCTTGAAGAGCCTTAAACACCCCTTCCTGGTGGGGCTCCACTACTCCTTCCAGACCCCAGAGAAGCTCTACTTCGTCCTGGACTACGTCAATGGAGGCGAG ctgttcttccacctgcagagagagaggtgcttcTCTGAGCCCAGAGCCAGGTTTTATGCTGCTGAGGTGGCCAGCGCTATCGGCTACCTCCACTCCCTCAACATCGTttacag AGATCTGAAGCCAGAGAACATACTCTTAGATTCTCAA GGCCACGTGGTGCTGACAGACTTTGGGCTGTGTAAAGAAGGGGTGGAGCCAGAGAGCACCACCTCTACCTTCTGTGGAACCCCAGAG tacCTAGCCCCTGAGGTCCTGAGGAAGGAGCCGTATGACAGGACAGTGGACTGGTGGTGTTTGGGAGCTGTGCTGTATGAGATGATCTACAGTCTG cctccgttCTACAGTCGCGACGTGTCTGAGATGTATGACGGGATCCTgcacaagcccctccccctgcccccgggGAAGTCTGACGCCCTGTGCAGCCTCCTCCTGGCTCTGCTGCAGAAGGACCAGCGCAGACGCCTTGGGGCCATCGCAGACTTT CTGGAAATAAAGAACCACATGTTTTTCTCACCAATAAACTGGGATGACCTGTACCACAAGAGGATCACTCCTCCATACAACCCCAACGTT aAAGGTCCAGCTGACACGCAGCACATCGACCCAGAGTTCACCAGGGAGGTGGTGCCAGGCTCGGTGGGCCGGACTCCAGAGATGACCACCGGTGCCAGCAGCTCCAACGCCTTCAACGGCTTCTCCTACGTCTCCAGTGATGACAGCTACCTCTGA